Proteins found in one Arachis stenosperma cultivar V10309 chromosome 8, arast.V10309.gnm1.PFL2, whole genome shotgun sequence genomic segment:
- the LOC130946055 gene encoding annexin D3-like has product MPPLNILLSRIVLPALNVATPSSSMCHTTPILSANDAAAVCFLPPSMTWHRRRARSLVLPLLQRYTSAIASMLLRRIFTISIACRFASFTQMNALILWVHEPEVRHAMLANKALKAMTNKIKELQVVVEIACGNKTVYVNGVREAYIDLYGCTIEEDILDCVYDMPLKKTLLALISSNRHSKETTKKEIAVEDASKMHEAIRKRRLDDDSFLWILSTRSISQLRETFATYQQLFDHSLEQDDLENLLIAAIRCTCNPEKHFAKVIRESMIGIGTDEESLNRAIVSRAEVDMLKIEIEYAAMFHSNLVKDICGDTSGSYQNFLMTLMGKDPLE; this is encoded by the exons ATGCCTCCACTGAACATCCTTCTTTCACGCATCGTGCTCCCTGCTCTCAACGTTGCCACACCTTCTTCTTCCATGTGTCACACTACCCCTATTCTTTCTGCAAACGACGCTGCCGCTGTGTGCTTTCTTCCCCCCTCCATGACATGGCATCGTCGTCGAGCTAGAAGTCTTGTTTTGCCATTGCTCCAACGCTACACTTCTGCCATTGCTTCCATGCTGCTGCGTCGTATCTTCACCATTTCCATCGCGTGCCGCTTTGCTTCGTTCACCCAAATG AATGCCCTAATACTCTGGGTTCATGAACCTGAAGTAAGGCATGCAATGTTGGCAAACAAAGCATTGAAGGCTATGACTAATAAGATTAAAGAACTACAAGTTGTGGTTGAAATAGCATGTGGTAATAAAACTGTGTATGTTAATGGTGTGAGAGAAGCTTATATTGATCTCTATGGTTGCACAATTGAGGAGGACATTCTAGATTGTGTTTATGATATGCCACTTAAAAAG ACTTTGCTAGCTCTAATAAGCTCAAACAGGCATTCAAAAGAGACAACAAAGAAGGAAATTGCAGTGGAAGATGCATCTAAAATGCATGAAGCTATTAGGAAAAGGAGATTAGATGATGATAGCTTTCTTTGGATACTTTCCACCAGATCCATTTCACAGCTCCGGGAAACTTTTGCAACTTACCAACAACTCTTTGACCACTCATTGGAGCAg GATGATTTAGAAAATCTGTTAATTGCAGCAATACGGTGCACATGCAATCCTGAAAAACATTTTGCAAAG GTTATAAGAGAATCTATGATTGGGATTGGAACCGATGAAGAATCGCTGAACAGAGCAATTGTGAGTAGAGCAGAAGTTGACATGTTGAAAATAGAAATTGAATATGCTGCCATGTTTCACTCCAACCTTGTAAAAGATATCTGTGGAGATACCTCAGGAAGCTATCAAAATTTCTTGATGACTTTGATGGGGAAAGATCCTCTTGAATAA